The following coding sequences are from one Leptolyngbya sp. NIES-3755 window:
- a CDS encoding serine/threonine protein kinase (similar to AA sequence:cyanobase_aa:cce_1560) encodes MDQLIGKTLHDRYQIQSLLGRQTGRRTFLAKDRQTGSSVVVKLLLFAPDFTWDDLKLFEREAAVLRSLNHSAIPQYLDDFEVETELGKGFALVQTYIEARSLQDWIQSGRTFSEEELRAIAKDLLAILNYLHSRQPPVVHRDLKPSNILLGNRTGNHPGQIYLIDFGSVQTALHYGTRTIVGTYGYMPPEQFGGQTVPASDLYALGATLICLATGQNPDQLPQREMRILFDQHVTLSPDLIDWLKWLTEPSLDLRSQSAKQALEALEAPRSLVKGQPAGSKIKLTQTRQTLEIMIPPRGFHLGLIPTIGFAIAWNSFLVMWYGLALMSWSSGGWFMGLFAIGHLSAGLWMIWGILSDLFGQVRLKITESEIFRATELFGIRIFPLTANRRDINRIDLTHDTYTRDSEGGHLRIPAHIRIWAGTKQFTLGGGRGNTESLTLPEVDWLGEQLSQWLNLPLDRK; translated from the coding sequence ATGGATCAACTCATTGGAAAAACGCTGCACGATCGTTATCAGATTCAATCGCTGCTAGGTCGGCAAACCGGGCGCAGAACTTTTTTGGCAAAAGACCGACAAACTGGCTCATCAGTTGTGGTCAAACTTTTGCTGTTTGCGCCTGATTTTACTTGGGACGATTTGAAATTGTTTGAACGTGAGGCGGCAGTTCTCCGATCGCTGAACCATTCTGCAATTCCTCAATACCTCGATGATTTTGAAGTCGAAACGGAACTGGGAAAAGGATTCGCGCTCGTCCAAACTTACATCGAAGCTCGATCGTTACAAGACTGGATACAATCTGGGCGAACCTTTAGCGAAGAAGAACTGAGAGCGATCGCGAAAGATTTACTTGCAATCCTGAACTATCTACACAGTCGTCAGCCTCCGGTCGTCCATCGCGATTTGAAACCGAGCAATATTCTTTTAGGAAATCGCACCGGAAATCATCCTGGACAGATTTATTTAATTGATTTTGGTTCTGTCCAAACTGCGCTTCACTATGGCACTCGAACGATTGTTGGAACTTACGGGTATATGCCGCCAGAACAATTCGGAGGTCAAACCGTTCCAGCATCGGATCTCTATGCTTTGGGTGCGACTCTAATCTGCCTTGCAACCGGGCAAAATCCCGATCAACTTCCTCAGCGGGAAATGCGGATTTTATTTGATCAGCATGTCACTCTCAGTCCGGATTTGATTGATTGGCTCAAGTGGCTGACAGAACCCAGTTTGGATTTACGATCGCAATCTGCTAAACAAGCTCTAGAAGCCCTAGAAGCCCCTCGATCGTTAGTGAAAGGGCAACCTGCTGGAAGCAAGATTAAACTCACCCAAACTCGCCAAACGTTAGAGATTATGATTCCGCCGCGAGGCTTTCATTTGGGATTGATTCCGACGATCGGATTCGCGATCGCATGGAATTCCTTTCTCGTGATGTGGTACGGACTTGCATTGATGAGTTGGAGTTCTGGCGGTTGGTTTATGGGACTATTCGCGATCGGGCACTTGAGCGCAGGACTGTGGATGATCTGGGGCATTCTGTCTGATCTCTTCGGACAAGTCAGATTAAAAATCACAGAATCCGAAATTTTTCGCGCAACTGAACTATTCGGCATCAGAATTTTCCCGCTAACTGCAAATCGCCGCGACATCAATCGAATTGACCTGACGCACGATACTTACACCCGCGATTCAGAAGGGGGACATTTAAGAATCCCAGCACATATCCGCATCTGGGCAGGAACCAAGCAATTTACTTTAGGCGGCGGCAGAGGTAACACTGAATCTCTAACACTGCCAGAGGTAGATTGGTTAGGGGAACAAC